In the Novosphingobium sp. 9 genome, one interval contains:
- a CDS encoding site-specific DNA-methyltransferase yields MVRIGPHTLYCADAYRLRPQLGFFDAEVMDPPYVIRTAGGGSFRKHRPYLDQIQQEGLDRGFDHKIINPLLCGSVVVFCHNDQLPGVSAYLNGLFHRFALCVWRKLTPMPVANKHYVPELELYFHAWNRGYHPEGSLADLKRVVECRSRALKDYAHPAVKPDEVMNKILRNVSGRTVIDPFMGTGSTGVAAIRAGKIFTGIEHNPKHFQTAIARISAAWEQANR; encoded by the coding sequence ATGGTCCGCATCGGCCCGCACACGCTCTATTGCGCCGACGCCTACCGGCTGCGCCCGCAGCTTGGCTTCTTCGATGCCGAGGTGATGGACCCGCCCTACGTCATCAGGACGGCGGGCGGCGGATCGTTTCGCAAGCACCGGCCTTATCTCGACCAGATCCAGCAGGAGGGCCTCGATCGCGGTTTCGATCACAAGATCATCAATCCGCTGCTATGCGGCAGCGTCGTCGTGTTCTGCCACAACGACCAGTTGCCAGGCGTCTCGGCTTATCTCAACGGCCTGTTTCACCGATTCGCACTATGCGTCTGGCGCAAACTCACGCCCATGCCCGTCGCCAACAAGCACTACGTGCCCGAATTGGAGCTGTATTTCCACGCATGGAACCGGGGCTATCACCCTGAGGGCAGCCTCGCTGACCTCAAGCGCGTGGTGGAATGCCGGTCCCGTGCCCTGAAGGACTACGCGCATCCCGCGGTCAAGCCCGACGAAGTGATGAACAAGATCCTTCGGAACGTCTCCGGGCGCACCGTCATCGATCCTTTCATGGGCACCGGCAGCACCGGCGTTGCTGCGATCCGCGCGGGCAAGATCTTCACCGGCATCGAGCACAACCCGAAGCACTTCCAAACCGCCATCGCCCGCATCTCCGCCGCCTGGGAACAGGCGAACCGGTGA
- a CDS encoding toprim domain-containing protein has product MNLEAEVIKALTAQFQFRKTKGSWMQEGKCPSCGQREAYCSAKEPKIVRCGRQEKCGWEDSVRALLPDLFEDWSKRFPASEENPAAAADAYLSHERGLDLRLLRGTYTQELYRDSKTGHTSATVRFPVGDTYWERIIDKPGRFKAKAHFAFGGKPGGHCWIPPRITLEQLATAEDIWITEGIFNAVALNQGAKLLAVSAMSCNYWPEHFLADLSAELLRLKRTLRPRLVFAFDPGGAGVKWARKFVRRAQAEGWAATAAQVSPDGEGTSKDWNDLLLDHVEYRGEGDTGPLSGPAIEGYLWNGAVTIAATPHEKAKLIYDRKKLSSFDFRHGNRLWWCKVTYNDDEERTLMVDEISTCAFRMLYRERDDILDETNYFLQVDFPDAPTQKARFSNNACANSAEFKKRLLAFAGQWSGTQEQLDRLIRHQIRHLKVVTPVLATGYSEPHRAWILGDIAVREGRLIPLNGERYFDFGKQAVKLYSEERLLDITYDADKLDFEWLGDFWTAFGPKGFVALAFFTMSLFAVQIRARDGSLGFLEVTGMPGSGKTTMMIFLWKLLGRFNHEGYDPNAGSLAFLGRVMMKVANLPVGLIEGKRDDDKPSGRRSYDYNDLLTIYNGRNPRGTARKTNGFETSEPPFLGSIYLMQNERIDAQPAVLERLMSMDVDKSRFSEHAREAATRLKRWPMERLSGTIVHATRLEGKYLPAFFEHFERHQRTMGDRVEGLVNDRCILNHSQLAAAVECLPGLFPDIRPEWIAETLQLVDAMAINRQQSCGGDHPLVAKFWDQVEYLIDREPGTAHAEGKSLNQHRKPDQKIAIRLVEFEARARQAGIVPPDGDALRKVLRNSHSRKFLKYESVNSPSGKHVKCWIFQQPLDAGRVI; this is encoded by the coding sequence GTGAACCTCGAAGCCGAAGTCATCAAGGCGCTCACCGCACAGTTCCAGTTCCGCAAGACCAAGGGCAGCTGGATGCAGGAGGGCAAGTGCCCCAGCTGCGGCCAGCGCGAAGCCTACTGCTCTGCGAAGGAGCCCAAGATCGTCCGGTGCGGGCGGCAGGAAAAGTGCGGGTGGGAAGACAGCGTCCGCGCCCTCCTGCCCGATCTGTTCGAGGACTGGTCGAAGCGCTTCCCGGCCTCCGAGGAAAACCCCGCCGCTGCCGCCGACGCCTACCTCTCGCATGAACGCGGCCTCGATCTGCGCCTCCTGCGCGGCACCTATACGCAGGAACTCTATCGCGACAGCAAGACCGGCCACACCAGCGCCACCGTGCGCTTCCCGGTGGGCGATACCTATTGGGAACGCATCATCGACAAGCCGGGCCGGTTCAAGGCCAAGGCGCACTTCGCGTTCGGCGGCAAGCCCGGCGGCCATTGCTGGATCCCGCCCAGGATCACGCTGGAACAGCTCGCCACCGCCGAAGACATCTGGATCACCGAAGGCATCTTCAATGCGGTCGCGCTTAATCAGGGCGCCAAGCTGCTCGCCGTCTCGGCCATGTCCTGCAACTACTGGCCCGAGCACTTCCTGGCGGATCTCAGTGCAGAGCTGCTGCGCCTCAAGCGCACCCTTCGCCCACGCCTGGTCTTTGCCTTCGATCCCGGCGGCGCTGGGGTCAAATGGGCGCGCAAGTTCGTTCGCCGCGCACAGGCCGAAGGCTGGGCCGCTACCGCCGCGCAGGTCAGCCCCGATGGCGAGGGCACATCCAAGGACTGGAACGACCTCCTCCTCGATCACGTCGAATATCGCGGTGAGGGTGATACCGGGCCGCTTTCCGGTCCCGCGATCGAGGGATACCTCTGGAACGGCGCGGTCACGATCGCAGCGACGCCCCACGAAAAGGCCAAGCTGATCTACGACCGCAAGAAGCTGTCCAGCTTCGATTTCCGCCACGGCAACCGCCTGTGGTGGTGCAAGGTCACCTACAACGACGATGAAGAGCGCACGCTCATGGTGGACGAGATCTCCACCTGTGCCTTCCGCATGCTCTACCGCGAGCGTGACGACATCCTCGACGAAACCAACTACTTCCTTCAGGTCGATTTTCCCGACGCGCCCACCCAGAAAGCCCGCTTCTCCAACAACGCCTGCGCGAACAGCGCGGAGTTCAAGAAGCGCCTGCTCGCCTTCGCGGGCCAGTGGTCGGGCACGCAGGAACAGCTGGACCGGCTGATCCGTCACCAAATCCGGCACCTCAAAGTTGTCACCCCGGTGCTCGCCACCGGCTATTCCGAACCGCACCGCGCGTGGATCCTTGGCGATATCGCCGTGCGCGAAGGCCGCCTGATCCCCCTGAATGGCGAGCGCTACTTCGATTTCGGCAAGCAGGCGGTGAAGCTCTATTCCGAAGAGCGGCTGCTCGACATCACCTACGATGCCGACAAGCTCGATTTCGAGTGGCTGGGCGATTTCTGGACCGCCTTCGGCCCCAAGGGCTTCGTCGCGCTCGCCTTCTTCACGATGTCGCTCTTCGCCGTGCAGATCCGCGCACGCGATGGCTCGCTGGGCTTCCTCGAAGTCACCGGCATGCCCGGCTCGGGCAAGACCACCATGATGATCTTCCTGTGGAAGCTGCTCGGCCGCTTCAATCACGAAGGCTACGATCCGAACGCGGGGTCGCTCGCCTTCCTCGGACGCGTGATGATGAAGGTCGCCAACCTTCCGGTGGGCCTGATCGAGGGCAAGCGCGACGATGACAAGCCATCGGGCCGCCGCTCGTATGACTACAACGACCTGCTCACCATCTACAACGGCCGCAACCCACGCGGCACCGCGCGCAAGACCAACGGCTTCGAAACCTCGGAACCGCCGTTCCTCGGCTCGATCTACCTCATGCAGAATGAGCGGATCGATGCGCAGCCTGCCGTGCTCGAACGCCTCATGTCGATGGACGTCGACAAGTCGCGGTTCTCCGAACACGCCCGCGAGGCGGCGACCCGGCTCAAGCGCTGGCCGATGGAGCGGCTCTCCGGCACCATCGTCCACGCCACCCGGCTTGAGGGGAAGTACCTCCCCGCCTTCTTCGAGCACTTCGAACGCCACCAGCGCACCATGGGTGATCGCGTCGAAGGGCTGGTCAACGATCGCTGCATCCTCAACCACAGCCAGCTGGCCGCAGCCGTCGAATGCCTGCCCGGCCTGTTCCCGGACATACGGCCTGAATGGATCGCGGAAACGCTGCAGCTGGTCGATGCCATGGCGATCAACCGCCAGCAGTCCTGCGGCGGCGATCACCCTCTGGTTGCCAAGTTCTGGGACCAGGTCGAATACCTGATCGACCGCGAGCCGGGCACCGCCCACGCCGAAGGCAAGTCGCTCAACCAGCATCGCAAGCCCGATCAGAAGATCGCGATCCGCCTAGTGGAATTCGAGGCGCGCGCACGTCAGGCCGGGATCGTGCCGCCTGATGGCGATGCCCTGCGCAAGGTTCTGCGCAATTCGCACTCGCGCAAGTTCCTGAAGTACGAAAGCGTGAATTCGCCCTCGGGCAAGCACGTGAAGTGCTGGATCTTCCAGCAGCCTCTCGATGCTGGGCGGGTGATCTGA
- a CDS encoding tyrosine-type recombinase/integrase: MSVYKPKGKPHFHYDFQFRGRRYHGSTGCDTKRAAEAFERRERRLAALPDERRPPITVDQAAGLYQDHAELLPSWPTMKYMLAELVHGLNPNRLLSEISQRDLQIYFARRRDSRSSASVNREIENARAVWRRAMRTKYDIGEMPDWAQLMLKVPRKPPRELEITEEKKLFLAMRNDVADAVDFLLKSGWRRSEVLGLRWEDVSIPRKVAVTRIKGGDIVTRPLTTALVEIIVRQPPCDDEEGQPFVFTYVCQKSRGARRKGKRYPLTPTALRKPFDQARTDAGVSNFRIHDLRHTRGTRIVRATGSLAAAKEALKHRRIETTLRYAHVLDEDVRNALEASESRHSPDQDKKGRRKA, encoded by the coding sequence GTGAGCGTCTACAAGCCCAAGGGCAAACCGCACTTCCATTATGACTTCCAGTTTAGGGGCCGTCGCTATCACGGCTCCACAGGCTGTGACACCAAGCGCGCTGCCGAAGCATTCGAGCGGCGCGAACGGCGTTTGGCCGCGCTACCGGATGAACGCCGCCCGCCGATCACTGTGGATCAGGCCGCAGGCCTCTACCAGGACCACGCCGAGCTGCTGCCCAGCTGGCCCACCATGAAGTACATGCTGGCCGAGCTGGTCCATGGCCTTAACCCGAATCGCCTGCTTTCCGAGATTTCTCAGCGCGATTTGCAGATCTACTTCGCACGCCGTCGCGATTCGCGATCGAGCGCATCGGTGAACCGCGAGATTGAAAACGCCCGCGCCGTCTGGCGCCGGGCCATGCGCACGAAGTACGATATTGGTGAGATGCCCGATTGGGCGCAGCTGATGTTGAAGGTGCCGCGCAAGCCGCCGCGTGAGCTGGAGATTACCGAGGAGAAGAAGCTCTTCCTCGCCATGCGTAATGACGTGGCCGATGCCGTCGATTTCCTGCTCAAGTCGGGATGGCGCCGCAGCGAGGTCTTGGGCCTGCGCTGGGAAGACGTCAGCATTCCCCGCAAGGTCGCCGTCACCCGCATCAAGGGCGGCGATATCGTGACCCGTCCTCTCACAACTGCCCTGGTCGAGATCATTGTACGCCAGCCTCCTTGCGATGATGAGGAAGGGCAGCCCTTCGTGTTTACCTATGTCTGCCAGAAGAGCAGGGGAGCACGCCGCAAGGGCAAGCGCTATCCGCTGACGCCCACGGCCCTGCGAAAGCCGTTCGACCAGGCGCGGACGGATGCCGGAGTAAGCAATTTCCGCATCCATGATCTGCGCCACACGCGCGGCACGCGAATCGTGCGCGCGACGGGATCTCTGGCGGCCGCGAAGGAAGCTCTCAAGCACCGCCGCATCGAAACGACGCTCCGCTACGCGCACGTCCTGGACGAAGACGTCCGCAACGCCCTCGAAGCGAGCGAGTCCCGACATAGTCCCGACCAGGATAAAAAGGGGAGGCGGAAAGCCTAG
- the wecB gene encoding non-hydrolyzing UDP-N-acetylglucosamine 2-epimerase: MTSPARILVVFGTRPEAIKMFPLIHALKADERFECVVCVSAQHRQMLDQVMEIAGIVPDHDLDVMQPGQTLDGLTATLLTGLGQVMDTVSPDRVVVQGDTATAMAGALAAYYRKIPVDHVEAGLRSHNIYHPWPEEVNRKIIGTMASLHFAPTATAAAALINENIDPARVHVTGNTVIDALHWVSGEIGKRPELAGDLAALEQRFAGRRIIGVTSHRRENFGEGMEQIAQAIRRIAERPDVAVIFPVHLNPNVRHVMNERLAGLDNVALIEPLDYPHFARLLNIADIMLTDSGGVQEEAPALGRPVLVMRETTERPEGVEAGTAKLVGTDAARIVSEISTLLDDKDAYEAMARAHNPFGDGDSARRIVELLANEIG, translated from the coding sequence ATGACCAGCCCTGCCCGCATTCTCGTCGTCTTCGGCACCCGCCCGGAAGCCATCAAGATGTTCCCGCTGATCCATGCCCTGAAGGCGGACGAACGCTTCGAATGCGTCGTCTGCGTTTCGGCGCAGCATCGTCAGATGCTCGATCAGGTGATGGAGATCGCCGGGATCGTGCCCGACCATGACCTTGACGTGATGCAGCCGGGCCAGACGCTCGACGGGCTGACCGCCACGCTGCTCACCGGCCTCGGGCAGGTGATGGATACGGTTTCGCCCGACCGGGTGGTGGTGCAGGGCGATACGGCAACGGCGATGGCAGGCGCGCTTGCGGCCTATTATCGCAAGATCCCGGTCGATCATGTCGAGGCGGGCTTGCGCAGCCACAATATCTATCACCCCTGGCCCGAGGAGGTGAACCGCAAGATCATCGGCACGATGGCCAGCCTGCATTTCGCGCCGACCGCCACTGCCGCCGCTGCGCTTATCAACGAGAACATCGATCCCGCCCGCGTCCATGTGACCGGCAACACGGTGATCGACGCGCTCCACTGGGTCAGCGGCGAGATCGGCAAGCGCCCCGAACTGGCGGGGGACCTTGCCGCGCTGGAACAGCGCTTCGCGGGCAGGCGAATCATCGGCGTCACCAGCCACCGGCGCGAGAATTTTGGCGAGGGGATGGAACAGATCGCGCAGGCGATTCGCCGGATTGCCGAGCGGCCCGATGTGGCGGTGATCTTCCCGGTGCATCTCAATCCCAACGTCCGCCATGTGATGAACGAGCGTCTGGCCGGGCTGGACAACGTCGCGCTGATCGAGCCGCTCGACTATCCGCACTTCGCCAGGCTATTGAATATCGCGGACATCATGCTGACCGACTCGGGCGGCGTGCAGGAAGAGGCCCCGGCGCTCGGTCGCCCGGTTCTGGTCATGCGCGAGACGACCGAGCGGCCGGAAGGCGTCGAGGCAGGCACCGCGAAACTGGTCGGGACCGATGCAGCGCGCATCGTTTCCGAAATTTCAACCCTGCTCGACGATAAGGATGCCTACGAGGCCATGGCCCGCGCTCACAATCCGTTCGGTGACGGAGACAGCGCGCGCCGTATCGTGGAGCTGCTGGCGAATGAAATCGGATAA
- a CDS encoding helix-turn-helix domain-containing protein translates to MTQQLLLTEAEAADRLRLSIRTLRKARNEGRLHYVLIGRAIRYTIADLESYIETLRQVQPPFSPNDPTRNVTSTGKRRSGEVISFTERNRAR, encoded by the coding sequence GTGACACAGCAGCTACTATTGACTGAAGCGGAAGCCGCAGATCGGCTGCGCCTCTCGATCCGGACCTTGCGAAAGGCCCGGAACGAGGGGCGTTTGCACTACGTGTTGATCGGGCGAGCGATCCGCTACACGATTGCGGACCTCGAATCGTACATCGAAACTCTCCGCCAGGTGCAGCCACCATTTTCACCGAACGATCCCACCCGCAACGTCACCAGCACCGGCAAGCGCCGGTCGGGCGAAGTGATTTCGTTTACGGAGCGCAATCGCGCCCGGTGA
- the dcd gene encoding dCTP deaminase — translation MSILSDKWIRTQALETGMIEPFVEGQRRDGCISYGLSSYGYDARVADEFKIFTNVDSAVVDPKDFASNSFVDRKTDVCVIPPNSFALARTVEYFRVPRDVLVICLGKSTYARCGIIVNVTPLEPGWEGHVTLEFSNTTPLPAKIYANEGACQFLFLKGNEPCEVSYADRAGKYMGQRGVTLPRL, via the coding sequence ATGTCTATCCTCAGCGACAAGTGGATCCGCACGCAGGCCCTCGAAACCGGCATGATCGAGCCGTTCGTGGAAGGCCAGCGCCGTGACGGCTGCATCTCCTACGGCCTTTCGTCCTATGGCTACGACGCGCGCGTGGCGGACGAGTTCAAGATCTTCACCAATGTCGATTCGGCGGTGGTCGATCCCAAGGACTTCGCCAGCAACTCGTTCGTCGATCGCAAGACCGACGTCTGCGTGATCCCGCCCAACTCCTTCGCCCTCGCCCGCACTGTGGAATACTTCCGCGTGCCGCGCGATGTTCTGGTGATCTGCCTTGGCAAGAGCACCTATGCGCGCTGCGGGATCATCGTGAACGTCACCCCGCTGGAGCCGGGCTGGGAAGGCCACGTCACGCTGGAGTTCTCGAACACCACGCCGTTGCCCGCCAAGATCTATGCCAACGAGGGCGCCTGCCAGTTCCTGTTCCTCAAGGGCAACGAGCCGTGCGAGGTCAGCTATGCCGACCGCGCGGGCAAGTACATGGGCCAGCGCGGCGTGACGCTGCCGCGTCTCTGA
- a CDS encoding type II toxin-antitoxin system HicB family antitoxin: MNIPPRKRFDHTCTVIIRWSEEDQVWLAECPELWPCITHGSTIIEAVKMLDEMIDGLEDL; this comes from the coding sequence ATGAACATTCCGCCCCGCAAGCGCTTCGATCACACCTGCACCGTCATCATCCGCTGGTCGGAAGAAGACCAGGTCTGGCTGGCCGAATGCCCGGAACTCTGGCCCTGCATAACGCACGGATCCACGATCATCGAGGCGGTCAAGATGCTCGACGAGATGATCGACGGGCTTGAAGACCTGTGA
- a CDS encoding DoxX family protein, translating to MSKPIAILGRILLALIFAVAGARMLLTPGEAKLALLGAGLPVSFTLVAGLFQLIFGLCLAFGFAVRAVSVLLGLFCAATILFFHHRIDDPVQVSAALRDLALIGGLMLAFAHSHMWHHYYALREARREDLAAHDAELRAHEAELRAARAEAVQPHVQPVTHVTYDAAPITRRRRWWDW from the coding sequence ATGTCGAAACCCATTGCCATTCTCGGGCGCATTCTGCTGGCGCTGATCTTCGCGGTCGCCGGTGCCCGGATGCTGCTTACCCCCGGCGAGGCGAAGCTGGCGTTGCTGGGGGCGGGGTTGCCTGTCAGCTTCACGCTGGTCGCCGGGCTGTTCCAGCTGATCTTCGGACTATGTCTTGCCTTCGGCTTTGCCGTGCGCGCGGTGTCGGTGCTGCTCGGCCTGTTCTGCGCGGCGACGATCCTGTTCTTCCACCATCGCATCGACGACCCGGTGCAGGTCAGCGCGGCGCTGCGTGATCTTGCGCTGATCGGCGGCTTGATGCTGGCCTTTGCGCACAGCCACATGTGGCACCACTATTATGCCCTGCGCGAAGCCCGCCGCGAGGACCTGGCGGCGCACGATGCCGAGTTGCGCGCTCACGAAGCGGAGCTGCGCGCCGCGCGGGCCGAGGCGGTCCAACCCCACGTCCAGCCGGTCACGCACGTTACGTACGACGCAGCGCCGATAACGCGCCGTCGCCGCTGGTGGGACTGGTAA